TGGAAACTGATGAAGTTTTGCTTGACAACAGGAGGAGCATAACCCAGTGTTTTGGGAGGCTTTCACTGGTAAGGATAGACTGGAGATTATTCTTTGGACAAGTTGCATGGACGGGTGACCTAAGCATGCGTGCCATTGATGTGGAGAGACTCGAACAGTGGTGAGAGCTTGAGGAGAAGCTGACTTGAATGGTAGGACATAGAGGCCGTTGCTAGTAGTTCCTTGGAGAAGGATTTTCTTGGTGCGGGAATCCTTCACATAAAAGCAAGATgagtgaaattcaaagaaaacaaaattatctTCACAGAATTTTTCTACAgagattaaattttttgaaattgatGGAACATGATATagttgagagagaagaagattGCCAGATGTTGAAGGAACGGAGGAGCTGCCAACATGTTGAATGGGTAGAGAGTTGCCATCGCCTACACGGACTTGATCATCTCCCTTGTACTCAGATGAATTTAGTGACAAGTTAGAAAAGTTGTGAGTGAAATGGTGAGTGGCAGCAGAATCGGGGTACCAATTATTATCAACCGAAGATGCAGTGTCACTAAATGAGGGTGCAGACGTGAAGTGAGCTGAAATAGAAGGAGGGGGAGAAGACTGATAACTGTGATCAAATCGATAATAGCATTGAAGAGCAATATGACCTTGACGACCACAGACTTGACAAGATGGACGGGGGGAGGAGAAATGGGAAGGATGAAAACGGCCACCATTGCGACCACGGCCTCTGCCCCTGTGACCTCCCCTGTTTTGGGATATTCCCCTGCCTCGGTGACTGAAATTTGTGGTGTTTGTGGTTGTAGAGTTAGCCGAGAACTCAGGTGAAGAGGTAAGGATAGTTTGTTGATGAGAAAGTCTGGTTTCGTGGGTGAGGAGATGGCTATAGACTTGAGATGGGGTGAGGGCATCCACTCGGGTAGTTATTGAAGTAACAACAGAGTCAAAGTCTGTACCCAAACCAGCAAGCACATAAGTGATGAAATCAGAGTGGGTTAAGATTTTACCGGCAGCGGCAAGTGTATCTCGGATGAGTTTGGCTTTTTGATAGTAATCGGCAATTGAATCCGATCCTTTTTTCAGTGTGGTGAGCTGATATTGAAGTTGCATGGTTCGTGCTTGAGATTTGGACGCAAAGAGGTCCTCTAGAATGACCCAGATTTCACGGGAAGTGGAAGCATCAATGacatgagaaattatattttccGAAAGAGAGGAAATAAGAATGGTCATGATGCCTTGATCATGCTGTTTCCAGACCAAGTATTTCTGACTTGGCTTTGTAGGATCAGCGAGTTTAGGTGCTGAAATGGTTCCATCGATGTACCCATAGACATTTTGACTTTTGAGGTAAGGCATAAGTTGCGCCTTCCACAAGAGATAGTTGTCATGGTTTAATTTCACAGTGATGAAAtgggagggagagggaagagaaaaCTTGGATGTTTGTTCTTCAGCCATGGAAGAAGAGTTTGGACGTTAGTCCTTACGCGGCTCGTGATACCATAATGGAAAGCAGATAAATGACAAAGCAAGGACAATTCTATGAAAATGATTCTCGTTGTCTGTGGCCATTACACAGtacatatttatatacaatGATGGAGAATATTCTGTGTAACAGAATGGGACACGTATACTTAACTACAAACATTCTAGACTATTCCAGCTTGTGAGGTATTCGGCCTATTTGTTGTAGAAGCTGGGCTGGACTCTTCATCAGAGGCTTTATTGCTGATACTGAACAAATTGGAGCACTTAGACATGAGGACTCCCAACTGATTACTGAAAGGAATTGCCTGCATTATTTTCTTGAACAAGTACTTGTAAGTTCTTGACAGAGAGAGATAAAGGGGGAGATATGATAATGCAAAGATGGCGactggaaggaaagaaagggaATATAGCAAAACTTTTTCCCATCTTTCGTTGCTACGTATCATGAGGATGATTGTTGCTGCAAATGCTATCATCATCATCGAAACGGAGAGAAACAGAAATGTAAACCCTGCCATCAGCTTGTTTGGGAGAGACTGCCTGAAGTCATCCAAACGAAATGGCGCCGTGAGGATCGAAAGAAATATAACCACAGACGTCAAAGCACATGCAAGGGAGAGTACATCTGACGCGGTGAAAACCACAAAGAAAGGTTGATAGAGGAGCACTGGAAAACCAGTACTCTGATTTGGACCTCCCGGAATTGTGTAGGCTGCAGCAAAGGCTACTGTTGCAATGAGAACTGCCACAATTGAGCACCCTTCTGATGTGCGCTTTAGCCATTCTCCGGCTGAATTTCGGAGATCTTTGTTGGTACTAGCAAATAAACCTTCAGCCGTCTCATTCGTATTGTTCCGATGATCAATGAATTGGGCTTTTGTAACTAATTTAACTCGCTGCAATgacaaagaaaaacataaaaaccacATTGATAACATGCCAAAAAGCACTTGCTGCATTCTTAAAGCTGTAGACCATGCATGAAACGTGTAGGTACCTCAAACCAAAGCAACTCCTCCTGCAATTCAAGTGCCGGGCCTCGTAACTTTTCAGGTACATAATCCGCTCTTTTTTTACCAACCATATGTAGAATGGAATTCCCTTTGTTGTCAAATCTTCGAACCAGCCACCTCATGGGGACTTCCATTCCCAACACAAGCTTGAAAATGTCCAACTGGCGGTACTTGATAGCAACGTGCAATATAGTCCGGCCGAGCTTGTCGATGTGCTCAACTGCCTGAGGGTATGTTTCCAGTATTTCTCTCACTATCTCTACGCAGCCTGACTTAGTTGCTATAAACAATGGTGTAATTCCTCCCTCTTTCTCTTGTTGTACAGAATTACAGTTAACCAGCCGTTCTCCTCCTCCAATCTCTGAATATAGAAAATACTCGTCTGGTATAGATTTAGAAGAGAGCAAACCTCCCAGTCCCTGATCATCACTTCCCTTGTCCCGAGATGAAACATCAGACTGAGTAGTACTAGATTTTTTATACAGTGTTGGCTTACTCACATCAGTTACAGAACTAGTAGACACCCATGAGATATCTTGTTTTACTAAGATTCTGGCAAGCTCCAACGCTGAATGATCGTCTCCTTCCTCTACAACTTTATCGCCTCTGGCCCCCCAACTGCAGTACATTTTGACTGTGGAATACTAATCAAAGGTCAGCGGTTATTGTATACATGCATTTTTACATGTCCCCAGCTCTTCTAACATTTCAATCTTGTGAACATGTATACATCGCAACGCCACCGATTTACAGCTATACGACCCACTACTTTCACAAAAATCCATTAAATCTCGTCTCAATATTTCTCACCTTTTTCTCCGCGTCTCAACATCCAGACCTCCtaatttgaagaagttttctGAAATGTGCTTGGAGCAGTATTTATTTCGATAAggcaattattaatttataccAGGTCATACTTTCAGATTACTAGTCCTTAAGGTATGAACTGACATTTATAATAACCATTATTCTAATGTAAAACATTCATATCTAACTTCAATTAGTAAAATGTGTAATGATCGATAGATTTTAAATTTCGTGTacttcatttgaaaaatgaaggtcccaacatgaaaaaaattatgaaaaaccaGTTTTTCATAATAGAGTACTAGtctacttattttaaaaagacttgCACACCTAGAAATCGATTTTTGTGATAAAATATCCCCAAACACTATAAGCGAATTGACTTTCTTCTAACAAGCGCCATCGCAAAAAAGAGGAGGGACATCTTATTCGCCATGAACATGAGTCATAACATAAAGATATTAAACGTACGTTTCTCCTTTAAaatcaacaaattaattaacaatTGCATCTTACTTTCTTTGAATAACTAAAGGAATTTCTTtgtatgaatttaaaatatcatataaaattatattagttttaatgaatttacttttacaaaATCTGGcagaataataatgaaattgttAATTTGTAGAGACGTACCGAATTTGGAAAATCTATGCAGGAATCCACGTCTACGCTCAGTCTCAAAAGCTGAAGGGTTGCATGAGAGGTGCTGAAGAGCTGTCATCCCAGCTTcgtctttttctttaattaaatgtttgaattctCTAGCTATTTGCAGGGCCAGATCTGTTTAcgcatgaaaaaaaatggtgcGCTCACACAAACATAAAGCCACacgaacaaagaaaaaaaaatccatagatACAAATAGTAGGTACTGGCACGGAAACTCACCAAAGTGCTGAGAAAGGATGGCGATGTGAAGAATAGTGGTCATGTCTTTCCTCTTAGTAAaaatctcttcctcttctttagtTTCTGAGATCTGACTTGCGAGAAAGTTGAAACACTCAGTCTTTCCGTAGCGGGCTGCCCTAAAGAGTGCAGTTTCTCCGAGGTCgttctttatttttaacaaatccGGAGCTTTCTCCAGCATCATCATGGCGACCTGTGCTTTGTCGAGAGTAGAAGCCTCGTGGAGGATGGTGTTTCCGGAATTGTTTTTGCGAGTCATTTTCTCCAGATCTTCTCGACGCAAGGCTTGGAGAAGGTCACGAGCCAAGCATTCTTGTTTCGAGTAAGTAGCCTTGTGGAGCACTGTGTCGTTGTGAATGGTCAGTATGTGCATTGCGCGGTCTGGAAGAGTTTCACACAGTCGCTTCACCTCCTCCCCGTTGTCGTTCAGCAGAGATTTGTACAGCTCTGCATTTAGTTCCTGATCTGTAGCGACAACCTGCTTCTGATCTGCGTCGGAATCCATCGATCGGTTGTTCAATCGTGTGAGAGAGTGGCAGAGAGATGTAGATCGAGAGGGAGTGACACTTACGATCGTTGGGCTAATTGAAGGAATATGCCAAAGTAAAGATATCATGAGAGATATATaagatctatatataatatttgtctGGGAATTATTACTCATCTTTTGACTTTTGgggaggaaaaaaacaaaacacaaaagacTAAAGAGACTAATATACGCAATTAATTAATGGACCCAAAATAATTGAGATTCTTCGATAGTGATCTAAGAAAAAGCAGCAGATACGTGAAACATGCCATGCAAgactatttttctttcatcttttgATCAAGTCGTGTCAATAATGTCGAATACTtttcatgatgcatgcatgcatcaatCAATAAGATGATCATGCGTTAGCTATATTTGATCGTTGATCatttaactaataaaaagaCCACAATAATCATAAACTAATATGCATGCACACAAGTACGACCACAATAATACTCTCTCTTTACGAGCtgtaaaggttttttttttttttttgagctttttgttatgaaatcatgaaaagagagagttttaaAGATAGAGGGAGAATGATAGAGAGCCATTCTTATTGATTCATATATCAAACTTatcaatttcttaaagaattcaacgatatatataggcgtacaaaggggactatgctagctcactatactagcactatgcactatgcttttgacgactagataaatgtggtcatacaattcaagataatttataacacttcccctttggatgatcatatttaaagaatatgcctcgttaaaaccttgtcaaggaaaaaccctgtgggaaaaaaccaatggcgaaggaaaaagagtacagtattcatatgtatcgccgagtgctttaggattgcctcattaaaaccttgcaaaggaaaacccagtgggataaaaccttagcgaagaaaaaagagtacaatcagcacaagtcttcaagacattacttcccttgaaaagtgcatgataacaggtcttcaaacctccgcattccaatgttttgcataatcttcttaaatgttgcagttagtaatgctttagtgaataaatctgccagatttttacttcaccgtaccttcttgatatcaatttcaactttcttctcatgaattgcaatgatcttcttgtgtgtatctgaaagataactcgcatttgtacatccaactaattgtggacttgatccatgttgataaaataatcacaaatggatctttctgctgatcactactcttctggagttgtactcttctggagttcttgtaaataacacagttagtggagaattcatcaacattaaactgctaacctcatttttaataaaaacggtggtcagccttttaagatcagacaagcaccgcagattttcaactcctctgtaggtgtcaggcgtgctgtcaggtgctgcagctgtcaggcgtgctgttaggtgctgcagctgtcaggcgcctgagctgtcaggcgccgcagagctatgaagctatatttcgtctcttttctcttgcttcacgagagatgttgtatcataattttttctataaaagagatattcagctcatcttcattcgcatctcatcttcttcacttttctgtaatcatactgcatttttattctacaatctctttctgcatttttactctgcaatggctcagcgatcttctcatggccaatttatgaggtactctgcacctcgttcatcagctgttcctgcttctaccacaggtgctatcatgcaatgtaatgatctgactcataggtcagataatgaagctatctatgagcttgtgagtctcggtacccgatactcatcatccattgtcgcattttctcaacgactgcaatccagaacttgtggagttgacaatctccacgagaatattgctatacttcagcgacttcttctggagtccaacatgaagatagaatcaataaagcaagagaataggaatttaaaatccttgcttaaatcttcttttcgattgcccactgctttagatagggatgccatgcagattcttgaagaacaagagcatttgaagaatgaagcaaagtgccttaaatttctgtaattcttgcttcaagataataaaataatatttcacaaatattcatatttgtgtttctatcttttggtagatgttctgtgtgctccttttcatttcttctttaataatgcacacttcatatcaaacccataatatgaatctgaaatattaattgtattaaaagatggtatttcatgactaataacatcatccatcttccccttgaaaccgcaagggtttcagatttatatttcaaatatgtgcagtttttatgagctcttctggagtttcaatgacatttaaatcatatatataaactgcaataatagcttgttttcatttgggtttggattgctttagatcatataaggatctttgaaacttgatagaatacatatttccagatgtattcatattagaagcttcagacattttctatccttcagggattttcatatatatatcatgatccaatgatccatataaatatgcagttaatcatgcatatccaaactctcggtaactttcaagctaataaaaatctcaatatgatttcaaccattttaaaatcatatcaatattgtttcttcgagaaactaacttatgatttctatatcacattttcatattaaaagcttcaggctttttatatcatgtatataaatatccactgatatttaacaaaaatcacctctttaggtgtttggacttcaagtccatatttatcacattttacttaatgatatcaattctgcaggaattgagaaactgactcgtgatttatatatcacatttttatttcctttctataaatacccactgacattcaacaagcatcacctctttaggtgtttggactataagtcccgatgcatcatattttactagtgaatcaattctacaggaattgtttctttcaaatattggccaatattttacgtcggtattcttcgacggttcttgattcactttctccattacttctggtaatgtcaattgccatctcatataggaatacgttgtcgacaacgattttatttctatcaataatttctccattattcatgaaatgtaacgagatctcgttattttcaggtacctatccctcttcaagggaagacattttcatgaaaaacctcttcaggaggcacttttcaagagtttatataggagaatttggatggactttattgcttgttttgtgggtatggtctcttcaggagcaccaaattatttgtacatttctcttttgagatactctatcttttgtatcgataagtctcacatgcctttatacatgtttttagactgctgaatttcttaattgtcctacagggacttcaatccttgctgagattttagcagctagaatatgagacatttttatcttattacatccaaaatttaattatcatctgaacttctggttcacatatgataatcaagataacgttgaataatttcatcttatttgcttcaagcaaatttttcttttcacttctggtggtaagattttatagtaaaagaatcttctggttcttttatggacgtccatatgaaaatcattcgacttatcgtaattgattttggatgatcaaaataaccatgaaaagatacaaatattttgaatcatatcactttttgatgcatcataatatttgattccataatatgtataatatcatctcaaagagaaagtttatagcttttccaatacgagcttctggctcaaaaagatattcattatcacgttcaatctcttagtttctttgaatgaaacgcatcattattttcacttcagagaataaaatgatataaattcattatcattcacttcagggaatgatatagatctagtaagacgtgactaatgattcttatcaaaaactcattattttgctcagtcactgaaagacctgatacaaatttagaatatattgtgaacgtttgcatttcatattgctacttcaggagcatagtcgatattgctacttcaggagcacattcgagacgttcattcaaatatatattttttccacaatttcaattatgcaacttcaggtgcataaatcatagaACTTTTAgtacacgtatcactcatttaaactatgagatactcaaaagctattattgatttagggcgatccttcagggatgctctatttccattccaagatgaatcttatcatcaataattcataataaggataaataaataaaacttgtatataaactatgtgaataaaaattaatcacagatataattaaaatatgaattataaaaattttaattcatcaatACACAccttaaatatttcaaatgatatttaaaaaaaacttacttgaaatagaagattacaatCTTCAATATCATATGAACTTCGTGCACTCTATCTCTTATAAAGAGGGACCATCATACTGTTGCCCGTAAAGATGTCTCATTTATCCATCAATGGTCAGACTCCTTGCTGTCAAAATTATGGACACGCAAATAAATACACTTCCTTTAAGTTGATGCCATAATTGCTCCTGCAGAGGCTACCTACTAACAAGTCATCTCTAGAATAAGTCTAAGAAATTGTATATTGCTACTTTAATAAAGCTACGGCCACCTACTAACAAGTCATTTGTAGAATAAGTGTAAGAAATTGCATGTTGTTACTTTAATAAAGCTACGGCTATTCTCTCATgccatttttcataaattaatgtgCAAAAGTCATACTTTTTCCAACAActcatttttaacttttatgccAAGTTACTTTTCTACCCTATTTAATTAATGAATCTGGTCACGACTTTAAAGCTCGTGTTTGCCACTAAGTTGTGTTTGAAACAACTGGTTCTACGTTGGCAAATCATGAGCagccaccatcatcatcatcatcacgtCTCGCTAGAAACCTGCAAAAAGTCACATGTGACAGAAACAAAATTGCTAAGCTTTTGCATAAATATGAATTTCTCATTTGCAGCAAATATAGACTTTTCAAAAGCT
This genomic interval from Carya illinoinensis cultivar Pawnee chromosome 10, C.illinoinensisPawnee_v1, whole genome shotgun sequence contains the following:
- the LOC122278196 gene encoding uncharacterized protein LOC122278196, with product MDSDADQKQVVATDQELNAELYKSLLNDNGEEVKRLCETLPDRAMHILTIHNDTVLHKATYSKQECLARDLLQALRREDLEKMTRKNNSGNTILHEASTLDKAQVAMMMLEKAPDLLKIKNDLGETALFRAARYGKTECFNFLASQISETKEEEEIFTKRKDMTTILHIAILSQHFDLALQIAREFKHLIKEKDEAGMTALQHLSCNPSAFETERRRGFLHRFSKFVKMYCSWGARGDKVVEEGDDHSALELARILVKQDISWVSTSSVTDVSKPTLYKKSSTTQSDVSSRDKGSDDQGLGGLLSSKSIPDEYFLYSEIGGGERLVNCNSVQQEKEGGITPLFIATKSGCVEIVREILETYPQAVEHIDKLGRTILHVAIKYRQLDIFKLVLGMEVPMRWLVRRFDNKGNSILHMVGKKRADYVPEKLRGPALELQEELLWFERVKLVTKAQFIDHRNNTNETAEGLFASTNKDLRNSAGEWLKRTSEGCSIVAVLIATVAFAAAYTIPGGPNQSTGFPVLLYQPFFVVFTASDVLSLACALTSVVIFLSILTAPFRLDDFRQSLPNKLMAGFTFLFLSVSMMMIAFAATIILMIRSNERWEKVLLYSLSFLPVAIFALSYLPLYLSLSRTYKYLFKKIMQAIPFSNQLGVLMSKCSNLFSISNKASDEESSPASTTNRPNTSQAGIV